One part of the Caldisericum sp. genome encodes these proteins:
- a CDS encoding ArsA family ATPase, translating into MKTYFFIGKGGVGKTTVASSFAVGKSFEKNKTLVVSLDPAHNLGDALNKNVFGHITKVSDYLDAIEVDIDEMINNYLKEMSEKMKNTYRYLTVLNIDRYFDILRNSPGIEEYATLEAIKHYLTLPYDIIVFDTPPTGITLRVFSMPRISIIWTNSLIDMRRRILSRRKMVENVKGPIEEEIDGEKVRVPTEESEDPVMRELFAYKSDMQALMSWFSSEENFVNIVTMAETLAFAESKRIMEALRLNNMKLRRIYLNKYLVFENVPEELAGKVEEQEKVIEEMKREFRDVEIKKIPFVRVSPQGVDALYSLYKDYVA; encoded by the coding sequence ATGAAAACATACTTTTTTATAGGTAAAGGTGGTGTTGGCAAAACAACTGTTGCTTCTTCCTTTGCAGTCGGCAAGTCTTTTGAAAAAAACAAAACTCTTGTTGTGTCCCTTGACCCAGCGCATAACTTAGGGGATGCCCTCAACAAAAATGTTTTCGGGCATATCACAAAGGTCTCGGATTATCTTGATGCAATTGAAGTTGATATTGATGAAATGATTAATAATTATCTAAAAGAAATGTCAGAGAAGATGAAAAATACATACCGTTACCTTACAGTCCTCAACATTGATAGGTATTTTGATATTTTGAGAAATTCTCCTGGCATTGAGGAGTATGCAACACTTGAAGCAATAAAGCATTATTTAACATTACCATACGACATAATTGTCTTTGATACACCGCCTACGGGGATTACGCTTAGAGTGTTTTCGATGCCAAGGATTTCCATTATATGGACTAATAGCCTCATCGATATGAGGAGAAGAATTCTTTCAAGAAGAAAAATGGTAGAGAATGTAAAAGGTCCAATTGAAGAAGAAATTGATGGCGAAAAAGTAAGAGTTCCAACTGAGGAAAGCGAAGACCCTGTTATGAGGGAGCTTTTTGCATATAAAAGCGATATGCAGGCGTTGATGAGCTGGTTCTCATCGGAAGAAAACTTTGTTAATATAGTTACTATGGCTGAGACGCTTGCATTTGCAGAAAGTAAGCGTATAATGGAAGCGCTTAGACTTAACAATATGAAACTTAGAAGGATATATTTAAATAAATACCTTGTTTTTGAAAATGTTCCAGAGGAACTTGCAGGAAAAGTAGAGGAGCAAGAAAAAGTAATTGAGGAAATGAAAAGAGAATTTAGAGATGTAGAAATAAAGAAAATACCATTTGTAAGAGTTTCTCCTCAAGGTGTAGATGCACTCTATTCTCTTTATAAAGATTATGTTGCATAG
- a CDS encoding carbon starvation protein A produces MYTGIAVLIGAIFYLFFYFTYGKNLERNVVKADPNRETPAVRLRDNVDYVPAHKFVLFGHHFASIAGAGPIVGPAIAVVWGWLPALLWVWFGNLFIGSVHDYLALMASVRYDGKSIQWVAGELMGKDIKYVFELYVYFAMVLVIAAFMGVFGPLANSTPEILTASLLFMVAALIEGQLLYKTKLPFWLSSTIGVILTILSIWLGFVFPWKVSLNALYWGQFIYIILAAALPVWFLLQPRDYLNSYILWGGVIIGAIAALIVFKPFNWPAYTSWSANVVAPTVPSPFWPTIPLVIACGALSGFHSIVGSGTSSKQLDNELSGLFVGYGAMFMEGMLSTIVITSIAGFGLGVIQGFADKIAQAKPGLDVAQLTNPSYMAQYGNLIINLKTGDGKAIVGGAGGLFTKSFGALLNAAYGVPNKVGTVLGGLWLSSFVLTTLDTTNRLARYAFQELVEPLKGVSKGLHDFLANRWVASIIAAALGFFLIAKGGNAYTALWAGFAGTNQMLASIALLTGASWAKRVQKASGGTLALVLVPAIFLWITVFVALIWYLIEVVPTQAAAIKPILGAFVVVEIILAVYLLVGFFRSYNKEYKPATATGKAK; encoded by the coding sequence ATGTACACTGGCATTGCCGTATTAATTGGTGCAATTTTCTATCTCTTCTTCTACTTCACTTACGGTAAAAATCTTGAAAGAAATGTTGTAAAAGCAGATCCAAATAGGGAAACTCCTGCTGTAAGGCTAAGAGACAATGTGGACTATGTCCCTGCACACAAGTTTGTCTTGTTTGGTCACCACTTTGCATCTATTGCTGGTGCAGGTCCAATTGTAGGTCCTGCGATCGCAGTGGTTTGGGGATGGCTTCCCGCATTGCTCTGGGTATGGTTTGGAAACCTTTTCATCGGTTCAGTCCATGATTACCTTGCTTTGATGGCATCAGTAAGGTATGATGGAAAATCCATCCAGTGGGTTGCAGGAGAATTAATGGGGAAGGACATAAAGTATGTCTTTGAGTTGTATGTTTACTTTGCAATGGTCCTTGTTATCGCAGCATTTATGGGTGTCTTTGGGCCTCTTGCAAACAGCACTCCAGAAATTCTTACTGCATCATTACTATTTATGGTTGCAGCACTTATTGAAGGACAACTCCTTTACAAGACAAAACTACCTTTCTGGCTTTCATCTACAATTGGTGTTATCTTAACGATCCTTTCTATATGGCTTGGATTTGTATTCCCCTGGAAAGTGTCGCTCAATGCACTTTATTGGGGACAGTTTATTTACATTATTCTTGCAGCAGCCCTTCCAGTATGGTTCCTTCTCCAGCCAAGGGATTATCTTAACTCTTATATCCTCTGGGGTGGCGTAATCATAGGAGCAATTGCAGCACTTATTGTATTTAAGCCTTTTAATTGGCCTGCCTACACAAGTTGGTCTGCAAATGTTGTAGCACCAACTGTTCCTTCACCTTTCTGGCCAACAATTCCTCTTGTCATTGCGTGCGGAGCGCTTTCTGGCTTCCACTCTATTGTTGGCTCAGGCACCTCATCAAAACAACTTGATAATGAACTTTCAGGTTTGTTTGTAGGATACGGTGCAATGTTTATGGAAGGAATGCTTTCAACCATTGTTATTACATCCATTGCAGGTTTTGGACTTGGCGTTATTCAAGGATTTGCAGATAAAATTGCACAGGCAAAACCAGGCCTTGATGTAGCACAACTAACAAATCCTTCATATATGGCTCAATATGGTAACCTCATTATTAACCTGAAGACAGGAGATGGCAAAGCAATTGTAGGTGGTGCAGGTGGACTATTTACAAAATCTTTTGGTGCTCTCCTCAATGCAGCATATGGAGTTCCTAATAAGGTAGGGACTGTACTTGGAGGTTTGTGGCTCTCTTCATTTGTATTAACGACACTTGATACAACAAACCGTCTTGCAAGGTATGCATTCCAGGAACTTGTTGAACCTTTGAAGGGAGTTTCAAAGGGATTGCATGACTTCCTTGCAAATAGATGGGTTGCTTCAATTATTGCAGCAGCACTCGGTTTCTTCCTCATTGCAAAAGGTGGAAATGCATATACTGCACTCTGGGCAGGCTTTGCCGGTACTAACCAGATGCTTGCTTCAATTGCACTTCTTACAGGTGCAAGTTGGGCAAAGAGAGTCCAGAAGGCGTCAGGTGGTACTCTTGCACTTGTTTTAGTGCCTGCAATATTCCTGTGGATCACGGTTTTCGTTGCTCTTATTTGGTACCTAATAGAAGTTGTTCCAACACAGGCTGCCGCAATTAAACCTATCCTTGGTGCATTTGTTGTGGTGGAAATTATCCTTGCGGTGTATCTCCTTGTGGGATTCTTCAGGTCATACAACAAGGAGTATAAGCCTGCAACAGCAACTGGAAAGGCAAAATAA